In the Lepus europaeus isolate LE1 chromosome 18, mLepTim1.pri, whole genome shotgun sequence genome, one interval contains:
- the TAC4 gene encoding tachykinin-4 has protein sequence MPSSVTLLLLMGLSVCTAAENGGEELTLGAEAGPWVTVTLEAGAVASIQLQLQEVKRGKASQFFGLMGKRVRGYQVGQMGLLDRRGSSTKGRFLSPGGPLKYRLPPFRGEPVSQRTTNENPSGGRRACNLGVLDSRVDEDHGAE, from the exons ATGCCATCCAGCGTCACCCTGCTCCTCTTGATGGGGCTGTCTGTGTGCACCGCGGCAGAGAATGGTGGAGAGGAACTGACACTCGGCGCTGAAGCAGGACCCTGGGTAACCGTGACCCTGGAG gcaggcgcTGTCGCCAGCATTCAGCTCCAGCTGCAGGAGGTGAAGAGGGGCAAGGCAAGCCAATTCTTCGGGCTGATGGGCAAGCGGGTAAGAG gcTATCAGGTGGGACAAATGGGCCTCCTGGACAGAAGAGGATCATCCACAAAAG GCCGCTTCCTGTCCCCAGGAGGGCCCCTGAAATACCGCCTCCCTCCCTTTAGAGGAGAGCCCGTGTCGCAGAGGACCACAAATGAGAACCCCAGCGGTGGCAGAAGAGCCTGCAATCTTGGCGTCTTAGACA gcagagtggacgagGACCACGGGGCCGAGTGA